In Solobacterium moorei, a single genomic region encodes these proteins:
- a CDS encoding single-stranded DNA-binding protein: MWNNRVILSGNLVKDVEVKVTEGKDSKHVTSFTVAVHRTRSKEDTADFINCVAWGVQADYLGNYGKKGSRIELEGQLHVRSYEKDGKKIYVTEVYVDDCHLQKKATVESVDIGFESEAPFGFEE, translated from the coding sequence ATGTGGAACAACAGAGTCATTTTATCAGGAAATTTAGTGAAAGACGTTGAGGTAAAAGTAACGGAAGGAAAAGATAGTAAACACGTTACGAGTTTTACAGTTGCGGTTCATCGTACACGATCTAAAGAAGATACTGCAGATTTCATCAATTGTGTTGCATGGGGCGTACAAGCCGATTACCTTGGAAACTATGGAAAAAAGGGATCACGTATTGAACTGGAAGGGCAACTACATGTGAGAAGCTATGAGAAGGACGGCAAGAAGATATACGTAACGGAAGTATACGTGGATGATTGCCATTTACAGAAGAAAGCAACTGTAGAATCAGTCGATATAGGATTTGAATCTGAAGCACCGTTTGGTTTTGAAGAATAA